A genomic region of Synechococcus sp. NOUM97013 contains the following coding sequences:
- a CDS encoding iron uptake porin: protein MKLFKQLLVAPAALGLLAPVAAGATEVNVAGVADYASTGEQVTSITQFSDVYPTDWAYQALSNLIERYGCVAGYPNGTYRGNRAMTRFEAAALLNACLDRVTEVTDELKRLMMEFEKELAIIKGRVDGLEARVGELEATQFSTTTKLKGQTTFVIGASTASSSVDDAADAYAAEFGATTFNYDTRLFLDTSFTGKDLLRTMLRAGNFGQSVFGNGMTTMETAFEEPNGPNNVAINRVWYQFPIGDSFTATVGGLVRQDDMLAVWPSAYPADTVLDFFTYAGAPGTYNLTLGQGAGLSWESGGFSISANYVSANGFNSDPEDNSFFASDDEEFIGEDFIDSCGGIATDCAASNGTVQIAYTDDNWGIAAAYNYASGDNGVGIYGGNATPSAVSFAGLGVTNSFGLSAYWSPESASWFPSISTGWGINTTNIDDDASLFADSATSQSWYVGLQWSDVFLKGNSAGMAVGQSTFITGVDFDDDFEGSEWIGDGNYAWEWWYKFQVTDNISVTPALFYLSRPLGQGTAALSGGFGPSGDPEGDRDDTFSNFGGLVKTTFKF from the coding sequence ATGAAACTTTTCAAGCAACTGCTGGTTGCTCCCGCTGCCCTGGGCCTTCTGGCTCCTGTGGCCGCCGGTGCGACTGAAGTCAACGTTGCCGGTGTTGCCGACTACGCCTCGACTGGCGAGCAGGTCACCAGCATCACTCAGTTCTCTGACGTCTATCCGACGGACTGGGCTTATCAGGCTCTGAGCAATCTGATCGAGCGCTACGGCTGCGTCGCTGGCTATCCCAACGGCACCTACCGCGGCAACCGTGCGATGACCCGCTTTGAAGCGGCCGCACTGTTGAACGCTTGTCTCGACCGCGTCACCGAAGTGACCGACGAGCTGAAGCGCCTGATGATGGAGTTCGAAAAGGAACTCGCCATCATCAAGGGCCGTGTGGACGGTCTGGAAGCCCGCGTGGGCGAACTGGAAGCAACCCAGTTCTCCACCACCACCAAGCTGAAGGGTCAAACCACCTTCGTGATCGGTGCTTCCACTGCAAGCAGCAGCGTTGATGACGCAGCTGATGCATATGCAGCTGAATTCGGCGCCACCACCTTCAACTACGACACCCGTCTGTTCCTGGACACCAGCTTCACGGGTAAGGACTTGCTGCGCACCATGCTGCGTGCTGGCAACTTCGGTCAGTCCGTTTTCGGTAACGGCATGACCACCATGGAGACCGCTTTCGAAGAGCCCAACGGTCCCAACAACGTGGCCATCAACCGCGTTTGGTATCAGTTCCCCATCGGCGACAGCTTCACTGCAACCGTGGGTGGTCTGGTCCGTCAGGACGACATGCTGGCTGTGTGGCCTAGCGCTTACCCCGCTGACACCGTCCTCGACTTCTTCACCTACGCCGGTGCTCCTGGTACTTACAACCTGACCCTGGGTCAAGGTGCTGGCTTGAGCTGGGAAAGCGGTGGCTTCAGCATCAGCGCTAACTACGTCAGCGCTAACGGCTTTAATTCCGACCCTGAAGACAACAGCTTCTTCGCTTCAGACGACGAAGAGTTCATCGGTGAAGACTTCATCGATAGCTGCGGTGGTATCGCCACTGACTGCGCAGCCTCCAACGGCACCGTGCAGATCGCTTACACCGATGACAACTGGGGCATCGCTGCTGCGTATAACTACGCTTCCGGCGACAACGGTGTTGGCATCTACGGCGGCAATGCCACTCCCTCCGCTGTCAGCTTCGCTGGCCTGGGTGTCACCAACTCCTTCGGTCTGAGCGCCTACTGGTCTCCTGAATCAGCTAGCTGGTTCCCGAGCATCAGCACCGGTTGGGGTATCAACACCACCAACATCGACGACGATGCCAGCCTCTTCGCTGACAGCGCCACCTCCCAGTCCTGGTATGTGGGTCTGCAGTGGTCTGATGTCTTCCTGAAAGGCAACTCTGCTGGTATGGCTGTTGGCCAGTCCACCTTCATCACCGGCGTTGACTTCGACGACGATTTCGAAGGCAGCGAGTGGATCGGCGATGGCAACTACGCCTGGGAATGGTGGTACAAGTTCCAAGTCACCGACAACATCTCTGTGACTCCCGCGCTCTTCTACCTGAGCCGTCCCCTGGGTCAAGGTACCGCTGCTCTTAGCGGTGGTTTCGGTCCTTCCGGCGACCCCGAAGGCGACCGCGACGACACCTTCTCCAACTTCGGCGGTCTCGTGAAGACCACCTTCAAGTTCTGA